The Halobacillus amylolyticus nucleotide sequence GCAGTTAATATTAATTATGAGCAAGCGGCTTATGAAGCTGTAGAGTTACTACTCTCGCATAATAATGAACGGGTTGCTTATGTGTCAGGTGCTGAAAACACAGAAATAAATAATCAGAAGCTAGAAGGATATAAGCGGGCATTAAGCGACCATAATCAAAACGTTAGTGAAGAACTGATTATCACCGGGGATTATTCTTATGATTCCGGAATCGAAGCATTTGAACAGCTTTGGGAGTTGCCTGAAAAGCCAAGTGCCGTTTTTGTTGCAGCTGATGAAATGGCTTTGGGTGTAATTCATGGTGCACAAGACCAAGGGCTAAAGGTTCCAGAGGATATAGAAGTGTTCGGCTTCGACAATACGCGTCTTGCGACAATGGTTCGGCCTACATTGTCTACTGTTGTACAACCCATGTATGATATTGGTGCTGTAGCCATGCGTTTACTTACGAAGTTTATGAATAAAGAAGAAGTAGAAGAGCAAAATGTCACGCTACCTCACAGAATTATTGAGAGAAACTCAACACAATCAAAATAATGCCGATATAAATACTAAATGGTATTTGAAAAATCGGGGAGAGAGATGAATGAACAAGCGGGATTTGTTGACTCCAATTGGTATCACCCTCGGTATTGTCATGGTTATGTTTGGGATCATGTCGAGCGCAGGTATGGACGGAATCGCCACCTTTGCTGATGCCGCATCTATTTTAATTGTCGTTGGCGGACTTTTTGCTGCCCTTATGGTTAATTTTAACTTAGCTGAGATTAAACTGACTTTTCGTGTCTTAAAGGAATCGTTCAAGCAACGTGATATGAACTTACTTGAGCTGATCCAGTTATTCGTTCGATTTTCAGAACGTGCACGAAGAGAAGGTTTGCTTGCGCTTGAAACAGAACTTGAAGAAGTGGACGACCCCTTTATAAGAAAGGGGGTCTTCCTTGCTGTAGACGGTGTGGAGCCGGAAGTTATTAACGACATTATGACTGCAGAGATTGTTGCTGTTGAAGAACGACATCAAAGGGGAAGAACAATTATTGAAAAAGCGGGGAGTATGCCCCAGCGTGGGGAATGATTGGCACATTAATTGGGCTTGTTCTAATGCTGCAGACATTAAGCAGCCCTGAAACTTTGGGCCCGAAAATGGCCGTTGCCCTTTTGACCACTCTTTATGGTACACTGCTTTCCAATCTTGTCTTTATTCCTATGGCTGGGAAGCTTGCGAATAAAACAGAACAGGAAATTTTCATAAAGCAATTGATTATTGAAGGTGTCATAGGTGTTCAATCAGGTCAAAACCCTAGAATTCTTGAGGAGAAATTAAGTGCTTTTCTATCAGAAGAAGATAAAAGGGTATCTGAAGCACCTGTAGATTCAGAGGGAAGCGGATTACAGGGTACAGCAAATGAAGTTTAGACAACGAAAAAAGGTAGAGAATAAAGGTTCCCCAAGGTGGATGACAACATATGCGGACATGATCACACTTATTCTTGTGTTTTTTATCCTATTGTTTTCGATGTCGCAAATCAATTTAGTCAAATTTGATTCTATTGCTGAATCGTTTCGCAATAGAATGGTCTTTGATTTTCAACCCTCTCCTGTCGAAAGTAACTATCCTGCAGAGCATGCAAAAATGCAAGAAAATGGTGAAATGAATAATGAATTTGAAGAGCCTGTTGATAAACCTCAGAATATGGCTGAACCATCCGACTTGGATGAGCTTTTTAAAGAGGTAAATCAATATCTTGAAACCAATCAGCTTCAGAACACCATTTCAGCCATGAGAACTGATCTTGGCGTAGTGCTGGTCTTACAGGAACAATTGTTATTTGAGACTGGTGAAGCGGCAATCCTCGAATCTGGTAAACCTTTTCTTAGTAAAGTAGGGACATTGCTTACTAATATACCAAACTATGTGAAGGTGGAAGGACATACGGATAATCGGCCCATTTCCACCTTTAAATATCCTTCAAATTGGGAACTCTCAGGAGCACGTGCAAGCAGTGTGATTCGGTACTTAACTTCAACAATAGAAGGACTTGGGCAAAGCCGTTTTAGTGCTGTGGCTTATGCTGATACTCGTCCTATTGTATCAAATAATTCACCAGAGAATTGGAGTAAAAACCGTAGAGTTGAAATTGTGATTATTGATCCTAAATCCCCCTCATAAAAAGGAGACCTGGGAAAAGGTCTCCTTTTTATGAAGATGAATTATACTTTTTTTGATTATAAATAAACTGCATGGATTTTTCTAATACTTTTAGATTTTTTTCAGTAATCTCTTGTTTTCTAGGTATGTCTTGATAGGAACCTTCAGGGTCATTCCAATTCGTTGGAAGTCTAACTGGTGACTTAGGCTGCCAGTAGTTTCTCCATGATGAAGATAAAGGACCTTCAAAAGGTGTCCCTGTTGACATGATCTTCCAAACTTGTGCCCATGCTCTCGGCACAACACGCCAAATATCATAGCCGCCCCCACCGAGAGCTACCCATCTTCCTTCACAGTATTCATGAGCGAGTTGATGTGCGATCATCGGAATTCTTTCGTACAATTTCATTGTCGAACAAAGGTGTGTTAATGGATCAAGAAAGTGGGCATCTGCCCCATTTTGGGTAATAATGATATCTGGTTTAAAGTACTCGACAATTTGCCTGAAAGCGTATTCATATAGGTGTATAAATGATTCATCTTCAGTAAAAGCATCGATAGGCAAGTTAAAGGAATATCCATATCCTTCCTTCAGGCCTCTTTCATTCACATTACCTGTCCCCGGAAATAAGTAACGTCCGGTTTCATGAATGGAGAAGGTACATACATTCGGGTCGTCATAAAAAGCCCATTGGACCCCGTCGCCATGGTGAGCATCCGTATCCACATATAAAACCTTGTAATCAGTATGCTCACGAATGTATTTAATTCCTACAGCTCCGTCATTATAAATACAAAATCCGGACGCTTTCCGTTCGAAGCCATGATGAAGCCCACCACCTAAATTCAATGAATGTTTTACTTTTCCTTGTAAAACAGAATCAATGGCGGCGAGTGTGCTTCCAACAAGTAGTGAAGAGGCTTCATGCATCCCCGTAAACATCGGAGTGTCTTCTGTCCCGATTCCATATTCAAGACCTTCACTTTCCGTAAGCAACCCTTCACCGCCACGCTTGACTGCATCAATGTATTTAGGATTATGCACAAGTCTTAACTCTTGATCAGTAGCCAAACGAGGAGGAGTAATATCATCGCTTGTAAGGGCCTGTTCTTTTTCAAGTAAATCTTTCGTCAAAATCACGCGTTGTTGATTAAACGGATGATCATCTCGGAAGCGATAACGTGTAAAATCATCTGAAAATACAAAGCTTGAATGACAGATCATGGTGACATCCCCGGTAAATGAGGCCATAGAACTTCATATCCCTCTGCTTTTAAATCTTCTATTGTAGGGAGAGGGTTCATGGTTTGAATTCGTATGACAATAATCTTGTAGTCTGAATCTGGTTTATAAGGATAGATTAAAACAGAGCTAATATTCAATTTACGTTTTCCGAAAACTTGCGTGACTTGGGGGAGAATCCCAGGTCTATTAATGACCTTCACTTCAATTTGTGAGCTTTGTACATTTGTTCCGGTAAGCTGGATTAGTGTATAAAGCATGTCTTTTTCTGTAATGATGCCGACAAGTTCATCATTTCTAGTAACAGGTACACAGGCAATTTCTTGCTCGTAAAAGATCCCGGCCACTTCCTCAACAAAATCCAGAGGGTGGACGGTAGTAACAGGTGTTGTCATAATCGACTCAATAGGATTTTTAAGCTGTCCTGGTTGTTCAGGAGCATCAAATATTGAAGGACTAGCATCCCGTACATCTCGATCAGAAACAATTCCAACCACACAGTTTTGTTGATCCACTATTGGAATATGACGAATGTGATGTTCATTTAACAGTTTTAATGCCGTTTCGATCCCATCGTTAGGCGATAGTGTGATGACGTCTTTATTCATTATCTCTTCAACTAACATGTTATTCGCCCCTTGCTTTTCGGTATTGATGACGGGTGAGAAACCGTAGATGATCGAACTGATCTATAGAGGAGGCAGGAACGTTTTCACCGATTCTCACCATTAAACAGTTTGCCGGATGGGAAATGATTTCGGGGTCATCTGTTGGGGAGGGGGTTAATCCGCCGGCAAACATCATTTTTTCCATCACTTTTCGATAATCCCATATCGAAAGACGTGTTCCTTTAAGATCCCAATGCCAATAATACTCATTAGAGATAATGATATAGTTCTCCATATATCCATCCATCATTGAAATCTGGAGCAGACGTGACCCTACACGGAAGCC carries:
- a CDS encoding GNAT family N-acetyltransferase, with the protein product MRHTKTYHSETFDTQFGPLIIEGPLSSEQLAKYTFDEGLHAFRPPVKQFEALQSIADFEEGRIVVARHKDNIIGYVTYLHPDPLERWSEGNMEDLIELGAIEVIPQFRGFRVGSRLLQISMMDGYMENYIIISNEYYWHWDLKGTRLSIWDYRKVMEKMMFAGGLTPSPTDDPEIISHPANCLMVRIGENVPASSIDQFDHLRFLTRHQYRKARGE
- a CDS encoding acetoin utilization AcuB family protein, yielding MLVEEIMNKDVITLSPNDGIETALKLLNEHHIRHIPIVDQQNCVVGIVSDRDVRDASPSIFDAPEQPGQLKNPIESIMTTPVTTVHPLDFVEEVAGIFYEQEIACVPVTRNDELVGIITEKDMLYTLIQLTGTNVQSSQIEVKVINRPGILPQVTQVFGKRKLNISSVLIYPYKPDSDYKIIVIRIQTMNPLPTIEDLKAEGYEVLWPHLPGMSP
- the motS gene encoding flagellar motor protein MotS → MKFRQRKKVENKGSPRWMTTYADMITLILVFFILLFSMSQINLVKFDSIAESFRNRMVFDFQPSPVESNYPAEHAKMQENGEMNNEFEEPVDKPQNMAEPSDLDELFKEVNQYLETNQLQNTISAMRTDLGVVLVLQEQLLFETGEAAILESGKPFLSKVGTLLTNIPNYVKVEGHTDNRPISTFKYPSNWELSGARASSVIRYLTSTIEGLGQSRFSAVAYADTRPIVSNNSPENWSKNRRVEIVIIDPKSPS
- a CDS encoding acetoin utilization protein AcuC — its product is MICHSSFVFSDDFTRYRFRDDHPFNQQRVILTKDLLEKEQALTSDDITPPRLATDQELRLVHNPKYIDAVKRGGEGLLTESEGLEYGIGTEDTPMFTGMHEASSLLVGSTLAAIDSVLQGKVKHSLNLGGGLHHGFERKASGFCIYNDGAVGIKYIREHTDYKVLYVDTDAHHGDGVQWAFYDDPNVCTFSIHETGRYLFPGTGNVNERGLKEGYGYSFNLPIDAFTEDESFIHLYEYAFRQIVEYFKPDIIITQNGADAHFLDPLTHLCSTMKLYERIPMIAHQLAHEYCEGRWVALGGGGYDIWRVVPRAWAQVWKIMSTGTPFEGPLSSSWRNYWQPKSPVRLPTNWNDPEGSYQDIPRKQEITEKNLKVLEKSMQFIYNQKKYNSSS
- the ccpA gene encoding catabolite control protein A, which translates into the protein MNVTIYDVAREANVSMATVSRVVNGNPNVKPATRKKVNDAIERLGYRPNAVARGLASKKTTTVGVIIPDISSIFFAELARGIEDIATMYNYNIILSNSDQNKDKELHLINAMLGKQVDGLVFMGGKITDDHVREFKNASVPIALAATVDETGETPAVNINYEQAAYEAVELLLSHNNERVAYVSGAENTEINNQKLEGYKRALSDHNQNVSEELIITGDYSYDSGIEAFEQLWELPEKPSAVFVAADEMALGVIHGAQDQGLKVPEDIEVFGFDNTRLATMVRPTLSTVVQPMYDIGAVAMRLLTKFMNKEEVEEQNVTLPHRIIERNSTQSK